A single region of the uncultured Flavobacterium sp. genome encodes:
- a CDS encoding RagB/SusD family nutrient uptake outer membrane protein: MKKYTILLLLLAAGLQYSCNEDLNPTVYSNLNTSNGYQTKSDAIAAVNSIYGRLKGPAVGDNFSYWATRHFALTDIATDLGHCQYGGDPGQLSLGTWSSTNGLLLEDWNAMYKLISNANNAIYYIGKMSSISDAEKAQFIAEAKFLRASAYMDLTDSWGPVILMTEDNIANPNYLEQTPATSVEKIDEFISKDLTEIATVLPANYKANAIYGSNDVGRATKGAALTLLAKLYLRSHDWQKVVTLTQQVMSLGEYSLYPSYLGLFKESNKWCSENIFSSLSDANTNGTELLNHFGPIDHPVVQNRWQYYTVNWDFYNTFGDEDERKQCFFPEFVGTDDLLHKQAPSLGAEPPAGEFYMPDVSTRKYADDETTTYYDGHSVNILRYADVLLSRAEAINEISGPTTEAIGLINQVKARSHAKQLVLGDYTQNSLRDAILQERGWELFYEGKRRADLIRMNKYDVLVNAYHVRVGEAALVKMPQNKYYTYPQSQVDLNPNLSNADR; encoded by the coding sequence ATGAAAAAATATACAATATTATTGCTTTTACTTGCTGCAGGTTTACAATATTCCTGCAATGAGGATCTGAATCCTACAGTTTACAGCAATTTAAATACTTCAAATGGATATCAAACTAAATCAGATGCTATTGCTGCCGTTAACTCTATTTATGGCAGATTAAAAGGTCCTGCTGTAGGAGATAACTTTTCGTACTGGGCAACCCGACATTTTGCGCTAACAGATATTGCAACAGATTTAGGTCACTGTCAATACGGTGGAGATCCGGGACAATTGTCTTTAGGGACATGGAGTTCTACAAATGGTTTGCTTTTAGAAGATTGGAATGCGATGTATAAATTAATTTCCAATGCTAATAATGCCATTTATTATATAGGAAAAATGTCTTCAATTTCAGATGCTGAAAAAGCACAATTTATTGCTGAAGCCAAATTTTTAAGAGCATCTGCTTATATGGATTTAACAGACTCTTGGGGTCCGGTTATTTTAATGACCGAAGACAACATAGCAAATCCAAATTACCTGGAACAAACACCAGCAACATCTGTAGAAAAAATTGATGAGTTTATTAGCAAAGATCTTACAGAAATTGCTACTGTTTTACCTGCCAATTATAAAGCAAATGCAATCTATGGATCTAATGATGTAGGCCGCGCTACAAAAGGTGCAGCACTTACTTTATTAGCAAAATTATACCTGCGCAGCCACGACTGGCAAAAAGTAGTGACGCTTACTCAACAAGTAATGAGTCTTGGCGAATACAGCCTTTATCCTTCGTACTTAGGATTGTTTAAAGAAAGTAACAAATGGTGCAGCGAAAATATTTTCTCTTCATTGAGTGATGCTAATACAAACGGAACTGAATTATTAAATCACTTTGGACCAATAGATCATCCTGTTGTTCAAAACAGATGGCAATATTATACTGTTAACTGGGATTTCTACAACACTTTTGGAGACGAAGATGAGAGAAAACAATGTTTCTTTCCTGAGTTTGTGGGTACTGATGATTTGTTGCACAAACAAGCGCCTTCATTAGGTGCTGAACCGCCAGCAGGAGAATTTTACATGCCGGATGTATCAACCAGAAAATATGCTGATGATGAAACTACAACCTATTATGATGGTCACAGTGTAAATATCTTACGTTATGCAGATGTATTATTAAGCAGAGCTGAAGCAATAAACGAAATTAGTGGTCCAACAACTGAAGCTATTGGCCTTATCAATCAGGTTAAAGCAAGATCGCATGCCAAACAATTAGTTTTAGGTGATTATACTCAAAACTCTTTGAGAGATGCTATTTTACAAGAAAGAGGATGGGAACTTTTCTACGAAGGAAAACGTCGTGCAGATTTGATCAGAATGAACAAATATGACGTTCTTGTAAATGCTTATCACGTTAGAGTTGGAGAAGCGGCACTAGTTAAAATGCCACAAAATAAATATTATACTTATCCGCAAAGTCAGGTTGATCTTAATCCTAATTTAAGTAACGCCGACAGGTAA
- a CDS encoding aryl-sulfate sulfotransferase encodes MIKKLVLKWSFILALLAMASCSQNQGNIISNINIGTHSNNELKIQIDVTTKDDAQVYAEYWSDKKGIKSKITSPISKNGLEHSLVLCNITPETSYSFQLITIQGENKKTSKLYTFKSRKLPEWLQKQFKANCPKPELLPQNFKSGFMLMAKRETPGVAYIVDYKGNLRWYHTVEGTGFKVTHFTKDQTILSILGKNDEPTSYGSEILEINLQGDTLTHIKKGQGDFKQVIHHEIIKKSANEIVTLFVDTRITDLTKIGGKQKDTINGDGILILDKKGKQLWKWSVFDDLDPMKDKALLKTKKDWMHANSLNYDKDGNFLISFYNNGQIWKIDSKTGKVIWKLGKGGNITMSQDSNFSQAHAAHINQEGSLMFFDNGVDKKQSSVYALKVDEKGKTAKLDFHINLPKEVYNDRMGSAYMIDKETILACCSKRHITVLTNKKGVLLWALESEIPPYRVQFIPEENLKPFLLN; translated from the coding sequence ATGATCAAAAAATTAGTTTTAAAGTGGAGTTTTATTTTGGCACTTCTTGCAATGGCAAGCTGTTCTCAAAATCAGGGTAATATTATCTCAAATATCAACATTGGGACTCATAGCAACAACGAATTGAAAATTCAGATCGATGTTACTACGAAGGACGATGCTCAGGTATATGCAGAATATTGGTCTGATAAAAAAGGAATAAAAAGCAAAATAACGTCTCCTATTTCAAAAAATGGTCTTGAACATTCTTTAGTGCTTTGCAATATTACTCCCGAAACTAGCTATAGTTTTCAATTAATTACAATTCAGGGAGAAAACAAAAAAACAAGTAAACTGTACACTTTCAAATCAAGAAAATTACCGGAATGGCTGCAAAAACAATTCAAAGCAAATTGCCCTAAACCGGAACTATTACCGCAAAACTTCAAAAGTGGTTTTATGCTTATGGCAAAAAGAGAAACACCCGGAGTAGCTTATATTGTTGATTATAAAGGAAATTTAAGATGGTATCATACCGTTGAAGGAACTGGATTTAAAGTAACTCATTTTACCAAAGACCAAACGATTCTTTCTATTTTAGGAAAAAACGATGAACCAACAAGTTACGGAAGTGAGATTCTCGAAATCAATTTACAAGGTGATACCTTAACACATATTAAAAAAGGACAAGGTGATTTTAAACAAGTGATTCATCATGAAATCATTAAAAAATCGGCTAACGAAATTGTTACTTTATTTGTTGATACAAGAATAACAGATTTAACCAAAATTGGTGGAAAACAAAAAGATACCATCAACGGAGACGGAATTCTTATTTTGGATAAAAAAGGAAAACAACTCTGGAAATGGAGCGTCTTCGATGATCTGGATCCTATGAAAGATAAAGCATTATTAAAAACAAAAAAAGACTGGATGCACGCCAACAGTCTGAATTATGATAAAGATGGAAATTTTCTGATCTCTTTTTACAACAACGGTCAAATTTGGAAAATTGATTCTAAAACAGGAAAAGTAATCTGGAAGTTAGGCAAAGGCGGAAACATAACAATGTCTCAGGATAGTAATTTCTCTCAGGCCCACGCCGCACACATTAATCAGGAAGGAAGTTTAATGTTTTTTGATAATGGTGTAGATAAAAAACAATCCTCAGTTTATGCGCTCAAGGTAGATGAAAAAGGAAAAACAGCAAAACTGGATTTTCATATAAATCTGCCAAAAGAAGTTTATAACGATAGAATGGGAAGTGCCTATATGATTGACAAAGAAACTATTTTAGCTTGTTGTTCAAAAAGACACATCACCGTTTTAACCAATAAAAAAGGCGTTTTACTTTGGGCTTTAGAGTCTGAAATTCCTCCTTATCGTGTACAGTTTATTCCAGAAGAAAATTTAAAACCATTTCTTCTAAATTAG